TCTACTGCCGCACGACCAAGTCGTCCGGCACGCTCGACGTCTTGGGTATGGACGCGGCCACGCACCCGCAGACGATCAAGCGCCGCATCGGCGTCGTCACCCAGGAAAGCGCGCTCGATCCCGAGCTGACGGTCGAAGAGAACGTGCTGCTCTATGCGGCGTTCTTCGGCATCCGCGGCGCCGCCGCGCGCGCGAAGTGCGCTTCGTTGCTGCACACGATGAATCTGGAGAGCAAAGCGCGCGCGCGCATCGCCGAACTCTCCGGCGGCATGAAGCGGCGGCTGGCGATCGCGCGCGGCCTGGTGAACGATCCAGAGATGATGGTGCTCGACGAACCGACGACCGGGCTGGATCCGCAGGCGCGGCTGCTGATGTGGCACCTGCTGCTCGGTCTGCGCGAGCGCGGCATCACGCTCATCCTGACCACGCATTATATGGAAGAAGCGGCGCGGCTGTGCGACCGGCTGGTCATCATGGACGAAGGCAAGATCCTCGCGGCGGGCACGCCGCGCGAGCTGGTCGAGCGCTACGCAGCGGCGGACGTGCTCGAGGTCATCGGTGTCGACCCGGAGACGATCGGTCCGTTCGACGGTTTGATCCGCCGGCGCGAGCGCCACGGCGAGACCACCTACCTCTATAACGACGACAATCGCGTGCTGCTGCGC
This genomic stretch from Candidatus Eremiobacteraceae bacterium harbors:
- a CDS encoding ATP-binding cassette domain-containing protein, producing MTYPESAAVEARDLTKRYGTFEAVRGIDFRIAPRECFGFLGVNGAGKTSTMKMIYCRTTKSSGTLDVLGMDAATHPQTIKRRIGVVTQESALDPELTVEENVLLYAAFFGIRGAAARAKCASLLHTMNLESKARARIAELSGGMKRRLAIARGLVNDPEMMVLDEPTTGLDPQARLLMWHLLLGLRERGITLILTTHYMEEAARLCDRLVIMDEGKILAAGTPRELVERYAAADVLEVIGVDPETIGPFDGLIRRRERHGETTYLYNDDNRVLLRRLAERGVEAVRHVARPATLEDVFLNLTGRELEE